ATTCAGTAATGCAGGGACGGTAGTATCTCGCCCTTCTTTTGTCCCTCGCTCTCAACTCCGATATTGAAATGGAGTCGTTTGAGTGTTAATAATTTGCTTTGCGAAACCCTCTTTGCAGTGCCCCGGTCTTTAAAACTAAAACTTTATTCTTATTTTCCCtctctctaaaattttatcaacacAAATCTACcatctatttttaatataaaatcctcGATATTAATCCCCCCCCCCCTCCACATTTCACTACTTATTACACGCACGTTATTAACGCGTGCCAGGAATACTAACCCTAGATTAACCAGCAACAATTGCATAACCATGGTCCAGGAAATTCCGAAACTAATGGCCTCAATCCCATTAGAATGCCTTGGAAACTCATCTGGGCCTTTAATTATTCCGTCCTCAATTTTCAATTGGCCAATGTCATCCGCGGGTATAAAACCCGCCTGGCGCTTCATCGAATCATCAGTTTCATCGATAGCTTCGTTGGATCAACATGAAGGTAAGTCTCAAGTCCTCCCCAGTATCTTAGGATGATAATAACTAATCTTGCTTTAGGTAATCATCTTACTGGCTTGTGTCGTGGTGGTGCTAGCAGAGCCACCCGTAAGGAACACCTATTACTTCGCTAAGCAGGAAGAAGCTCCTTACCCATCTTCTGGATGGAAGCCTGAAGGAGCAGCGTTTGATCTTCCCCAGAAGCAGGTTCAGCCTGCTAAGCAGTACGGAGCACCAGCTGCTCCCCAGGATCAGTATGGAGCACCAGAAAGACAAGTTAGTGGACGTCCACTTGGTGAAGCCTTGAAGAGTCCCAATCCAGCTCCTCAACGCCAATATGGAGCACCAGAAAGACAATCAAAAGGAACACCAGTCTTGCCATTCAGTGGAGCTTTGAAGAATCCATCAAACCAACCTCAACGTCAATATGGTGCACCTCAGAATCAATATGGTGCACCTCAAAATCAATATGGAACACCAGCAGCACCTCAGAATCATTATGGAACTCCAGCAGTTCCAGAAAATCAATACGGAACACCAACTCCAGCACCTCAAGACCACTACGGAGCACCAGGACTGCCCCAAAACCAGTACGGAACACCACAATACCCATCGGAATCATCAACAGTCCCGGATTACGACGAGACAACTTTCCCAACGACAGAATCCCAGGTAAGTAACAAACTAATTGATAATCCGGCGGCGTACCAAGTTCCGTTTGGGTGATTGGTATTCCGCCGACGGAAACTTTCGATATGTCAAGGACGTTTGGTTACAGGCCGAGCCGGTTGAGTCAGTCAATGAACTGGACGATACGGGGAACGTAGACGAGCTTAAGCAAGGCGAGTACTTCATTGCTCTGCCCGATGGAAGGCTCCAACGGGTCCAGTATGTCAGTCGCCAGGATTTAGAAGCCATGAAGTACTTTGCGAAAATCCAGGCTGAGAATGTCGAGCCACTTCGTGGACCAATTTATGCTTACCAGCCACTCCAGAAGCTGCAATTCGCTCCCGCTAATTTGGAAGTTCAAGGAGTCGCT
The sequence above is drawn from the Cotesia glomerata isolate CgM1 linkage group LG4, MPM_Cglom_v2.3, whole genome shotgun sequence genome and encodes:
- the LOC123264259 gene encoding pro-resilin-like isoform X1, translated to MKVIILLACVVVVLAEPPVRNTYYFAKQEEAPYPSSGWKPEGAAFDLPQKQVQPAKQYGAPAAPQDQYGAPERQVSGRPLGEALKSPNPAPQRQYGAPERQSKGTPVLPFSGALKNPSNQPQRQYGAPQNQYGAPQNQYGTPAAPQNHYGTPAVPENQYGTPTPAPQDHYGAPGLPQNQYGTPQYPSESSTVPDYDETTFPTTESQAEPVESVNELDDTGNVDELKQGEYFIALPDGRLQRVQYVSRQDLEAMKYFAKIQAENVEPLRGPIYAYQPLQKLQFAPANLEVQGVAAKIQVPVAAKVTPAEEVAVPVASFSNFNYPGEQRFLINF
- the LOC123264259 gene encoding uncharacterized protein LOC123264259 isoform X2, encoding MKVIILLACVVVVLAEPPVRNTYYFAKQEEAPYPSSGWKPEGAAFDLPQKQVQPAKQYGAPAAPQDQYGAPEAPQNQYGTPAAPQNHYGTPAVPENQYGTPTPAPQDHYGAPGLPQNQYGTPQYPSESSTVPDYDETTFPTTESQAEPVESVNELDDTGNVDELKQGEYFIALPDGRLQRVQYVSRQDLEAMKYFAKIQAENVEPLRGPIYAYQPLQKLQFAPANLEVQGVAAKIQVPVAAKVTPAEEVAVPVASFSNFNYPGEQRFLINF